The sequence CACCCATccttccctatctctcagcattgtagggtgCTGGGAGATGGTGGCGGATGGAAGCTTCCAGCCGGCTGGAATCTCCCTGTGCGCCTCTGTAAACAAATGGACCACAATAGTAAGCATTGTGGTCATACAATGGCCATCAACAGGTGTCCTCATGACAGCAGTCTATAAATCAAACTTTCATTTTACAATTTAGCACAACCTGGTTACATCCAAGAGAAGTTGACAGTGAAAATACAGTATTAAAGCTTCCTTCTTACACTCCGATTCTGCATCTGTACTTGTTTGTGATTGGTGATCACTTGCCGGATGCCATTAACAAAGCCGCTCTGATCATATGGAATCAAACCCATGAAGATCTTCTTTTTGGATGAGTACAAAAGCATGAGAACCCTCACTTCACATGGAGTCGTGTGAGGAAAATGCACACAGCCGGCCTTAAACATAGATAAAAGTAAGAAATTATTAGACCACACTAATATGGAACGTGTCGATCTAGGGAAGGACAGGCAATGGTCTTCCAATATATTTATGGTTAGAATTGTACATGCAGAAATATGAATCCATTATAGACTGTTACAAGACATTAAACATGCTGAAATAGTGATCATATAATGTTTACTTACAAACCCGTTACCCATGATACGGTAGAGACCCTTCAGAGATTCCAGATCCTTGTTGGTGAAGTGGAATTGCACCATTCGAGAGTTCCTAAATAAGGGTCCCAAGGTTGTCTGCAACAAGATAAATGCAACACTTTATTCATCCCTATAGATAGGGTTCTTACTTTTAAGGTGGGTGTGGGTTAgcagcagttttatagtagttataatactTCTCCTATGCACTGTAAAATATAACAGTTACATTCTTGTAtatatggtgcagtattatagtagtaatggaACAATAGACGAGAAATGGAGGGTTCCAGCACTCAGTATCCCCTCCTATTCCAGACCTGCTGTCAGTAAgctgtctttttttttcatttggtcTGTaaaattatagttgttatattcttgtacatagggggcagtattatagtagttatattcttgtatataggggcagtattatagcaattatattcttgtacatagggggcagtattatagtagttatattcttgtatataggggcagtattatagcaattatattcttgtacagagggggaagtattatagtagttatattcttttcacctcaggcagcaaaaagcaaGAATCAGCCTTGTGCAGCAGATAATAAGTATGAATACCTGGCTAGCTGCAGGTAGGGCAAAGTAATGGGGTCTATCAGAGCCCCTGTGTGCAGCCAGTTATTCACAATTATTACCTGCTGCATAAGTTCAGATAATTACCATCATCATTACTATAGTCTGTTATTTAATGTACAAATACAGATTTATGCAGTAGTGGCTTCTGGGGGGAATTTGCGCTGTACTGTAGTTTTTGGCGCATCtagggttttggttaatagtgcgGCCCCCTTAAAGGTagcagtatgacaatgtggcccttagagtgaaaaaggttgtgcacccccgCTGTAGTACCTAGTGCTTTTTGTGTCgtattattaaagaaatatgcaTATAAAATCAGCATTCAGAAGAGTGAGCAATATTTAACCTTTTCcatctttttattttaattatttgaaTCTGTGCTAAAGAGAAGCAGAGTACAgggcttgctcatctctagcagtCTTTACAGCTAAATAATGGAGGCCCTCCATttaaaaggtatttttaaaaggaaatcaaccagtgaaaaaaacatttttttaaaaaccctatAACTACTCACATCAGCTTCTCTTCATCTTGACCCTGGCACTGTCCGTCACTCTTCTTAACAcgtcgggatcacctagaaaagaaagttataattagcagcacgaagCACGGGGACAAGAGGTCCGGAACTccggactgctaattatgcatgcccccacaCCCATCGTCTGATATCACCTTGCTCTCCCAAGCTCCCAGCATGAGAGAGGTAGGTGCAGGGGCGTCCATAATTAGCAGTccagagtgccggacatcttgtcccggcGCTtcctgctgctaattataactttcttttcttggtgatcccggcgtgtcaataAAAGCAATGGAAAGTGCGGGGATCAAAAGGAAGAGAAGCAGAGGTGAGTAGttataagtttgttttttcagtgtttgatttcctttaagaggcaCCTCTGCCACAACTCTATTTATCTATTAATAGATTTGCGAGTAATCCGTTTTATTATTTTGGAATCTCTACTTCTCCGCTAAACCATAGTGCTGTTGTGTAATCGGTTACAGTGTCAGTGTTTCCGCTTAGCTGCGAGTCGGGGACTTCTTGCATCATAGATCGAGATGAAGCAAGGAATCCTGTCCCCGGGATTGTGGTCAGCCAATGACAAAGGACTCTGAACGGTCCGTTATCGTAGGCCGAAAGTGGATTGTGTTAAACAGCCATTTTGGGGAAACTTCTTGGGCTAGAGAAGAAAGTCTGGATATGTTTGACTGTAGAgatctaaaaataataacatagaaTTTTCTCCATCTATGCTAATATGTGAAGTGCCACATATTACAGGATGAAAATATGGTGGTAATAAAAAGTAAAGTATACAAATGTAGCAACTACCAAAGCAAACCCCAACTAACACACATTTTATTAATACATACCAATAACTGCTGAGGGATCAGCTGCATGATTAACTTTTGAGGCCATTGATCGGTTTTCCTGCAATGTAGAAAAATAAGAACTAAAGAATTAAGTTTCTGGTAAATTAAGTCTTTATTACTATATAATAACACATGACAGAGGCTTGTAGGACAGATAAGCATCCATTGTAGCATTTTCTGCCAATGACACTTTCAAAAAAGTTATCAGAGATAAACTTCATGACTGTGAAgttaaacaaaatctaccattagcatatttttttggCAAAACTACTCAGAGTTcccgggattaaacaagatatgtttctgcgtccgtgtaactacagcattctcaaggtatgtttggtgcatagtgcataaaagcaaatggtagattcaaAAAAACCATTAAAGAAAATATATGTCATTGTCTAACTTTTACTGGATCCGGTTACATATGTTCACTATTATTTCTTTCAGTTAGGCCCCTCCTATTCCTGCCGGGTTTGGGGATGGGGGCAGTATTTTCTACAGTCAGCACATGGGAGTGCAGCACAGTTCAGAACAATCATTTCTGCAACATTTCAACACTTCAAATTAACTGTACTTATTACTGGGAAACATTGAGGCGTGTTCACATGTGCGTTCAAATTGCATTTAATTTAAGGATTATGTTCtaattcctttaaaggggtttacacaataaacatagAGTTTCAGTTTTATTGACGTTTACGCtcttataactcagtgatggtcaatgtaaaattccagagtgtgggcggggacacttcatgattcctctgtattATTAGATATTGTGTGCtgtcaatgtgcttagattatcagggtacagagtatatatacacctttatttagcttctgaacattcactagtatctgacacacagaaaaagagaaaggagacagatcagagatgagagctgatgagatccatgagatggatataaaacacaatgaaacactCTTGcattgctacatctcagctataacagacacaatcagctctgctatacGTCTTTCCCCTgcttatctgtagtttgtagagtaagtatGTGCctgctgctgcttgccggcaggaagtgtctgtgaatGCCTTGAGCTAGTCTTGTAATGGACTGGGGAAGGCCTagatgcagagagcactgcagtgtgcagaaaagagaaactattcatgagaagaatctgccatgcctgACCATAGTCTGTCTGATCCCGGAGGCAACCTaacttgtatacaccaggactgatcgaAACAGTTTGcaataatatctgtgaaatgctgtaatttgTTACTAACAttgaaatagagaatgtgttcttttgttatcctgaatatatttaagaatcttgtcttcgtgggaataccccttcaatccCGCAATATAAACCTACCTGCACGTAAACCACAGCCATGTGTGAGCCCACTGAAATGCATTTGTCCATGTGCTAATAGAGATGATAGCTCAAAGATACCTACTGGCCAAGAAACAAAGCCCTTTAAACTTACAGATTTTCTCCAGGGTTGACATACACTTGGCATGGAAGGGAACGTGTTAGCTTGGCATTGGTGTCCACAGATGGTGGCTTAGGTTTCTATATGGAAAACAGAATAATATAGTTATAACAAGACCATTTaaaaagaggacccgtcaccagTTTTGGATCCTAAACCAAATACAGGCGcctatggacctgtggtttagcgTTGCAAAACAGCTTTTATGAGCTCTCAGGGCAGGGacaaagcatatatatatatttacctagatgtgagtctgaCGTTCTCTGCCACGCGCGCCTGCATTCGCGATGCGGGATGAGGCCGGGAGACGACACCGGCTGTGAAGCCGGGGTGTACAACTCTGGCTTCATTGCCGCACTGCACAGGACTGCataatgtatatttttgtatagaTTTATTTTACTGCCCCAACTCATAAAGGGAGATTCagacactaaaccacaggtccataaggccCTGTGattggtttagtgtcccgaatCGCCCTGAATGGTTCGCTTTAATTGATATAGAAGCTAACACTACGGTATGTTACTATGTTGCAGGAAATAACTCACCTCTTGCCACTCTAGAACACCACTCCAGGCCAGCATTTTGTTGGCGACGGATTGTTGTGTATTGGGCAGCTGTGGTGTTCCAATCTGCGGTGTGGCTGATTGTTGAGCTGTTACGCCAGGTGGTGCCCCTGTGACAGGCTGTCAAGAAAGATGGAAATGTATCGATAAtaagtgtataaataacactgaatgCAGCTCAACTAGGAAATTCAGGATCTCAGATGGAATTGGGCCTTATGTCAAACTActcattttctttaaaaaaaaaaaaaaaaacaaatacaaaaaacttTTAATTGGGCAGAAATGTTTTTCAATATTTAGTGCTCGTTCCCTCCGTGATAATGAGGTGCTATGAGGAAGTCACAATGTTGTGACGaaaggcttcttgtaagtcatgctttatatcaagggagctgccttacaaggtagctaaaaaaggcatggttttcctaatcccatcctggaatactttgcatattttaccagaattccccaagtggagcatcaatggctataagactccacatgcctacatggcggccttaattggcagtctctgtaaggagaactcttacttcccgacctccTTTGGATTATTATCTCCCCGCTACTCCTTACTTTGCATTTGGGGGTTGGTGGTGTGCAGTCCTTTGCACGACTGCGTAGCTTTGACTTTCTCTGATACATTTACATTGTATTCTAGGCTTAGTAACCATAATGCCCCTAGAAACCTCCTAGTTCTTGCCGGATGCTACCAAATGCTATCATCCTACCCTAGGATGTATGTGAACAAGTGTAAGtgttttaaaggatatctaccatcagttgATGCAATGGCCACCTCATTTTCGTTAGGTTGTAGGTCAAATTTTGCAAGACAAGCTAAAAGTTTCATTGATATGATTTTTGGAAATGTAAAACTGTTGTATGGTGGGAAAAACAGATATTTAGAGGGGTTTTTTTCTCCCAATACAGCCTTCAACTTatgacttttttatattttaatagtatGTGCATTTTTTGGAATGCATGGATAGCtaacacatgttttttttctttttcatacattttaagctttttttaaaatttttaataaaacatatattttaggCCCCTATACCATACAAcgccatacactgcaatatatctgCAGTAAATTGTCTTTATTTCACCCACGCCCAATCACAATCTGGTCAAAAATCATCCCACAATCCAAATCAACATTATGTAGGGTTCTTTATATTTCATGTGCTTCCCCGACATCCCTTGCAATAGGAAGGTGTTGCAAGAAGAAAACAGAGGACCAGCCAACAAGGCCTTATCCTGGGAACACCAATTGTATTTGAAGGCTGATTTGGCAGCTAAAAAACTAATATCAGACAACTATCAAAAAACTGTAGTGACATACCATTGGCTGTGGGACTGGCTGCTGCTGAGCGGCTTGTTGAGTCATCATTCCCTGAGTGGGTCCAGGACCGGTGGTTACAGTAGATACTAAACTTGGCTGAGGGGAAGAGGTTATTAAAGATGCAGTAGAGGTAACCATCTTGGATGCTTGTCCTTGTGGCATTGTGGGAGCTTGTGGCTGGCTGAATGGTGGACCAACAGTGGAAGTAGACTGCATGGCACCAAGTCCCGGAACTGAAAAAGAAAACGTATTTAGGATAGACAGGAATAGGACAGAAAATAGTAATAGGTTGTCAGCTGGAGGCTCCACTTAAAGGACCACTACATTTAATCTCTAGAGTCCAAGCCCCAATTACTTATCACTACTTGACCACTTTATTGAGCCGCTTCAATTCAGAAATGAACACACATGGCTCTGCTGCTTCACTCTTATCTACGAGGTTGCCAAAATCAGCCTACCCAACCACAGCGGCATGGCCGCTTTACCCCAGATGCCTTACCACTACTTGATTCCTACAATCACAGGGCAATACGCTTATGATGGAGGTCTAATTGTTTGACCAAAATGTTATGTTGGATTGTACACAAAGTAtcacattttaaaataataaattgatgcaatatttttttttattactattaagTGCCTTACTGTCTATTTGATTGTGAGGGGTTCCCTTACTTGTGCACCAGCTTAAACCATTCATTCTTAAAGAGTGAGGAGTATTTAACCATATGCCAAAACCAGCCTAGTCCAGCAATTATTTGTTGACATTCAAGACTTGAAATGGTCTGGTGTCTTTTTTTAAATatcagaaaatataaaaaaaataaaatttttatattttccacGTACGCAGCTGGAGGGAAATTcagctgtgcactgtacataataAACAGCCCATAATAAGGACAGGAGCTGACCCAGGTCTCTAATGCTGCAGCTCTGTGCTTCTGCATATCTAGTTGTCAAACATTCACTCAATTttcaaaaacatgaaaaaattttATGAGATCACCGATTTTGGAAATTTGAAACATTCTCTCCAGTACTTGAAAAATTAATCTGAAGAGTCAAATGGGAAAGGGGGAGAGGCAATACTCCAATATTAAATTTAGTCCTTCCATCATAGAAATTAGAGAATATTGAAATAGACCTCTTCTACGAGTGTCACAGAAGAAAATCTGTCATGCCCTTTAAAGGTGGTAATACTTACACCGATTCTGTATATTGCTTTTCTGTATCTTAGCAGCTTCCACAGCCGACTGGGCAGCAAGTTGTGCGGGTGTCAGATTGCTGGTTTGAGACggatgctataaaaataaagcggTCACATGGTAGACAAAGAGACATCTGCTTAGAAGTCATACATTAGCACCGCTAGAACCTGATACTAACACATTGTACCAAGTTCATGCTTAGTGGTGTCTTCTAAAAGAATGAattgtaataaaatgttacagtGAAGACTGCAAACTACAGCATACAATACCAGGCCTACAAGTAGGAACATTTCCTCTGGCCATTTACATCACTGTGTTACACAATGATGCAACAGTCACCAAAATTATGTTGTAAagtcttaccatatatactcgagtataagcctagtttttcagcacaaaaaaaatgtgctgaaaccccaaacttggcttatgctcgagtaaaaaaaaatatataggttttaccaggtttttgtggtaaaataagggggcttggcttatacttgggtcggcttatactcgagtatatacggtagatccaGCAGGGCAGAGTCTGTCCAGGCTTATTAAAAGATCATCTTTATTCCAATCGTATTAACTCATAAAATAGCACTCAATCACCCTAAaagagtggtggcgaacctatggcacgggtgccagaggtggcactcagagcactttctgtgggcactcaggccattggcCCAGGAcacagttcaccaaacaggaccaaatccaccaaatcttcctgcagtcccaggcaactgctctcagcgccattttaaagcgacacttcattaactgtttggaactgcacgaaaaatgaaaaggttttgacagaagCTCTTCggaggtcatcctgttggacccaccattctaCCTGTACATAGAGAccatggagggaagctacaatgatagtctgaatttgccctccttctttcaaatgtattggtggcctcaggcggccgatacagtTAAAAGATTAAAAGAACAATTAACTATGAGTTActtcttaaaatgccatgttggcacttcacagtaaataagtggattttggatgttgtttgggcactcagtctctaaaaggttcgccatcacggcCCTACAGCAAGTATGTCCATCATGTTCAAGCTTTTCATTCTGTTCACACTTGCTGTACTAACAGTGTTTGCAAGCTATTTTATGGATTAATACGATTGGAATAAAGATGATGTTGTTATAATAAGCCTGGACCTAGTCTGATGTGTGGGATCTAAGTCTTTACATAGTCGGTTTGCACCACAGCAGTCCTTGTGGGATCCGTGAAGCTGTCAGCAGTAACTATGGATGGATCGTTGATCATTGACcaagtatgatgtacatgatgtAGTTACTAAAGTGTGGAGTTGTGATTACAGGTTATACTAGTTCCTGCTTATGACCAAgtttcttaaagaggacccgtcacccataaatcgggcactaggagctgcttactaagagAAAGCGAAtaggcaggctattagagatcactatCCATTGTAggcctatgagactgtaggctgacATGCCAATCAGCCCGTTAGCTCTCTTCATTCCCCTCCCCACAGCACAAGGAAATAATAGTGAAAGGTTTATGCTTTTGAGAAGGTTTCACTACATAACCTCAGAAACAATTGTACATATCTATGCATAAGACAGCATACAATAAGTCCCTACAAAAATCTGCATACCATGTATGGTGTCTGGACTTGAGGAAGCTGGTGTGGAGGGGCACTCGGAAGCTGAGATTGGACAACGGGAAGCTGTGGTTGGGGAAGAGGCTGTTTTATCGGAACAATGCCAGATGTCGTGGATGCTCCCCCAACTGTAAAAGAAACTCAAGAATTAATTATAATAACTGCAAAGTCAATCATAAATGTGCGCAATACATATACAGATACTGTCCACAGAAAATTTATTAGGAGTATTAACAGTATTTATTAGTAAAAGTAGAAaacaaaatttataaaataatgttgaaagtttagttacactttgaCAGCAATTCATTTATACAAATTTATTTAAGGACACAAAGGTGAACCATACAACTTACCAGGAAGGACCATTCCGCGAATAAGTATCATGTGTCGAGGGTCCTGACTGTAGTCCTTGGGCTGTGGCTCCATCATATTACCTACTGGCATGGCTTTCTCAAAAAGTGTTCTCAGGGCTGGTAGCTTCCGAGGAGAAATAATGGAGAAATGGATCCCTCTCTGGCAAGATAATAAAACTCCATAAGAAACAATATCAGGTAGAGAGTtgcgtattttttaaaataattcttCTGGTTTGTTTGTTTCAACATTTTGTTTACAGAAACAACAACTAAtagaatataaaacataaaacaatatGTACCTCCCCAATCTTCTGGACCAAATTCTCTGTTGTGTACCCAGAATAGGTTGTGCTTTCAACAGCGGGAAGCAAGTATGGTGGAGAGTTACAAATCAGGATGCAAACCTTGTGAGTCTGGCCACTACAAAAGATAAATGAGCAAATTATATTATCAAGACACTGGTTAAAAGGGTGGTCAACTTACCAAACCAGAATTGTAATAGTTTCTATGGGTATGACAGAAGTTTCCTCCATATAAAAGTTGCTTTCAAATTTTTGCTCTGAGTTTTTTCTGTTTGTCACAAGGCAGAAACAAGACAGCACTTCCTGAGATGGCATGACATCCTATTTAACCATGCCATTCCATCATGAAGGTTACATTCTACCCTTAGGCCGGAGACCCATTGGTCTATGAATTCTGCACATTTCGCGGACCGACAAAGGTGCCAAGAACAGCAGCATCAGTGATATATATTGTTTGAATGGTAACAAACAGTTATCAGTTTGTTCATACATTTCTACTGAAGTAGGAAGTTATAAGAAAAGATGTATACTTATGTCTCCTCAGAgtctatagcagaggagcttcactgcgTGGAATGTCCAGAACacaatcatctcaattaaaatgGCGGTCAAGGGTGCACAAGCCTTGATAACAGGCCACATGCAGCCTGTCACGCAATGAGTTGCTCTCCGCACCGTGCTGACAGAGTCAGAGTCCAATGGGTAATTCCATAACACTGGTTGTATGCTTCaaggtcaggacccagagcagagcaccTGCAGAAGAGGACCCTGGTGTggaaagtacttgtcagctgtactgtactgctcctgatGCagttctgcttcatgtcctgatgCCGCCACATACAACCAGCACAGGACACCGAGCAGAGCAGCACATgggggagagaagaagctgcactgtggtgcagggaggagaagaggagtcAGGAAAGGATCAATTTATCTTGGTCTTCTCCTGGAGTATCTGCTATTATTAGCTTTATGCTGACGCCTGAGGTGGGGACACTAGTATTTGTAGTTTTATGCTCTTGGGTGTCTCCAGTATTTTAAGTTCTCTTAAGTAGTTTAAGTATTTTATGCCCTCTCCAGTACTATACTTATCTGCTCTGGAGTctgcactattattgtctgctctgaatacAGTATTTTGTTTCCGGATTTCTactgtatacactcgagtataagccgggtcgGCCTCGggtcgaggcacctaattttaccaccaaaaactgtgaaaacctattgactcgagtataagctgagggtgggaaatgcattgttcacaaccccccagtatatagcctgccaagccCTTTCCTgtattttcatgtccatttttcactccccaccttcaaaaaatctataacttttttatttttacacgtaaagagctgtgtgacggcttgttttatgcgtaacaaattgcacttcatagtgatggtattaaatattccatgccatgtactcggaagtgggaaaaaaattccaaatgcaatgaaaatggtgaaaaaacgcatttgcgccattttcttgtgggcttggatattacgtctttcactgagcgctccaaatgacatgtctactttattatttgggtcggtacgattacggggataccaaatttgtataggttttataatgttttcatacatttacaaaaatgaaaacctcctgtacaaaaattatttttttgattttgccaaattctggcgctaataacttttttatactttggtgtcggagctgtggatggtgtcattttttgcgaaatttgataatattttcaatgatatcatttttaggactgtatgactttttgatcactttttatagatttttttatatttttcaaaatggcaaaaaagtgccattttcgactttgggagctattttccgttactgggttaaacgcattgaaaaactgttatcatattttgatagatcgggcattttcggacgcgtcgatacctgatgtgtttatgatttttactgtttatttatatttatgtctgttgtagggaaaggggggtgatttgacattttaggtttttttattataattttttttttaaacttttttttatttttatttattacacattgtaatgaaggggttaaaacgaaatagcctcgggtctttggaaggcccgaggttaccatggagacggatcgatgacgtcacggggagcggtgatcccaggtaagatggcggtgcccatgcgccgctatctttttgaggctgtcggcagctttgccggcagccatcgctgcgaaaacacccacgatcggtgctagttaccggtaagcctttgctacaatatgcagcaaagacttaccggctatggagagggctcagcccatgagccctctccatgcagcgcgacccgaccgccgccgtgaatacacggcgggcggtcgcaaaccggttaaactcgagtatatacag comes from Engystomops pustulosus chromosome 6, aEngPut4.maternal, whole genome shotgun sequence and encodes:
- the MED25 gene encoding mediator of RNA polymerase II transcription subunit 25 isoform X1 is translated as MDASTQGNGGIVSDVVFVIEGTANLGPYFESLRKHYLLPAIEYFNGGPPAETDFGGDYGGTQYSLVVFNTVDCAPESYVQCHAPTSSAYEFVQWLDSIMFMGGGGESCSLIAEGLSTALQLFDDFKKMREQIGQTHKVCILICNSPPYLLPAVESTTYSGYTTENLVQKIGERGIHFSIISPRKLPALRTLFEKAMPVGNMMEPQPKDYSQDPRHMILIRGMVLPVGGASTTSGIVPIKQPLPQPQLPVVQSQLPSAPPHQLPQVQTPYMHPSQTSNLTPAQLAAQSAVEAAKIQKSNIQNRFPGLGAMQSTSTVGPPFSQPQAPTMPQGQASKMVTSTASLITSSPQPSLVSTVTTGPGPTQGMMTQQAAQQQPVPQPMPVTGAPPGVTAQQSATPQIGTPQLPNTQQSVANKMLAWSGVLEWQEKPKPPSVDTNAKLTRSLPCQVYVNPGENLKTDQWPQKLIMQLIPQQLLTTLGPLFRNSRMVQFHFTNKDLESLKGLYRIMGNGFAGCVHFPHTTPCEVRVLMLLYSSKKKIFMGLIPYDQSGFVNGIRQVITNHKQVQMQNRSMGAAQPMGAGTVQPNPQAFLSKQPGPLPVTQTVAQQLPGQQVAQGMPSVNQVTMMDEQPRSQNLLQIRMQQQQAPQGPTQAPQQATQATVQAPGQPQNPQAGTMLRPQNPGANPQLRNLLLSQQPPQATVPQAQQPLHHMQQAAQGMLPHQALGQQMPHQAPGQPQLQISGQSLMHQAPTQQWGNQMAQRAPMPGVMMNTGPRGPVPQPGLQQVQAQSVMEEDILMDLI
- the MED25 gene encoding mediator of RNA polymerase II transcription subunit 25 isoform X2, encoding MDASTQGNGGIVSDVVFVIEGTANLGPYFESLRKHYLLPAIEYFNGGPPAETDFGGDYGGTQYSLVVFNTVDCAPESYVQCHAPTSSAYEFVQWLDSIMFMGGGGESCSLIAEGLSTALQLFDDFKKMREQIGQTHKVCILICNSPPYLLPAVESTTYSGYTTENLVQKIGERGIHFSIISPRKLPALRTLFEKAMPVGNMMEPQPKDYSQDPRHMILIRGMVLPVGGASTTSGIVPIKQPLPQPQLPVVQSQLPSAPPHQLPQVQTPYMHPSQTSNLTPAQLAAQSAVEAAKIQKSNIQNRFPGLGAMQSTSTVGPPFSQPQAPTMPQGQASKMVTSTASLITSSPQPSLVSTVTTGPGPTQGMMTQQAAQQQPVPQPMPVTGAPPGVTAQQSATPQIGTPQLPNTQQSVANKMLAWSGVLEWQEKPKPPSVDTNAKLTRSLPCQVYVNPGENLKTDQWPQKLIMQLIPQQLLTTLGPLFRNSRMVQFHFTNKDLESLKGLYRIMGNGFAGCVHFPHTTPCEVRVLMLLYSSKKKIFMGLIPYDQSGFVNGIRQVITNHKQVQMQNRSMGAAQPMGAGTVQPNPQAFLSKQPGPLPVTQTVAQQLPGQQVAQGMPSVNQLQIRMQQQQAPQGPTQAPQQATQATVQAPGQPQNPQAGTMLRPQNPGANPQLRNLLLSQQPPQATVPQAQQPLHHMQQAAQGMLPHQALGQQMPHQAPGQPQLQISGQSLMHQAPTQQWGNQMAQRAPMPGVMMNTGPRGPVPQPGLQQVQAQSVMEEDILMDLI